One Electrophorus electricus isolate fEleEle1 chromosome 13, fEleEle1.pri, whole genome shotgun sequence DNA segment encodes these proteins:
- the sh3pxd2ab gene encoding SH3 and PX domain-containing protein 2A isoform X4 → MKLLDLFPVEGGQRDPKQRLIPFLPGKVHFGRSQIRDVANRRLKQLDNYCQALMRLPSHISQCEEVLEFFEPKPEDLSPLTEDSNSPKNIPGAEYGEAVGGDKYACVFVVAADYQQQENREVSLRAGERVEVIEKNDSGWWFVSTAEAQGWVPATYLISLREHHDDLRTPNADTGHYVTVTAYSSSDKNDLAFEPGETVDVIQRSPGGWWFIRSGGKEGWAPAAYLRKVQDVVTPSDQAIAMETNRAPVFGQVEIIGNLMDISNLLNRKPANDTHILSNPHSSNNTKILSKTHSTNDIHTLSNINSTNDTLTHSGRNTDTLADMSPAEQPVSDPSIDSHSSIKSETTKNTHTPTHSNTHMSIDSNTHTSTDSSMHTEDIDEVSKSILDGTGSDTHLLRECEKCPNYSLHTHASAIDVEDPDTNVWASVLEGSTSASVTEPSVCCPSVSMPKAHPTPSIAWVSPQRFHSVENGSSAYSQKHPPRRENSLGFQLPQPPEPPCVPAEYYTIAEFHSCLTDGISFSGGQRAEVIEKNSGGWWYVQIGNKQGWAPCSYIDKRKTPSLNRRTSTLTRPKVPPPAPPIKKQTSLPCIESEIMTHEEERVYEEPEYDVPAVGLEFEFLPGDVKASDLSSLQSAIYRIDQDLQRQGRKDQYLYKNDMVGVITQNLETKHLQTQSPGGVCQRPVWDPPEYDAPTFEPHSPIEPPPTLQLQLEGSKLKPTIRPKPTNPDLNSLRRSLKPADQPNQNDCRIDSTSHMSNESDCATSVDNCMITCSSSTELSISTEAMPPQLYRSTAKFQQEAAGELSLPAGVLVEVLEKQTSGWWFVRWGSLEGWVPTYYLQPIIHTHTAGTHIGDSDSEQGRWACGEKNELCGQKMSGSNSNLNLQDSTRPLSGLSGVPVGPQEGKDNTAIAKIEASVTKDKNSVAKHYASVTKNKASVTKDYASSPSKWDTPLGTTWKNESLGMVTSLCSQTTHRVTTGTGRSVPVSMVKPKPHLIHNNLHEEYVSIADYHGDAESMAFPAGTRLEVLERSSNGWWYCRTLDTMPNHRGWVPSNFLEKKK, encoded by the exons ATGAAGCTGCTTGATTTGTTTCCAGTggaggggggacagagagatCCCAAACAAAGACTCATTCCCTTTCTCCcag gtaaAGTTCACTTTGGTCGTAGTCAGATCAGAGATGTGGCCAATAGGCGACTGAAGCAGCTGGATAATTAttgccag GCTCTGATGCGCTTACCTTCTCACATCTCTCAGTGTGAAGAAGTGCTAGAGTTCTTTGAGCCAAAACCAGAGGATCTCAGTCCCCTTACAGA GGACTCCAACTCCCCCAAGAACATACCAG GGGCAGAGTATGGTGAGGCTGTGGGTGGAGacaagtatgcatgtgtgtttgtggtggcaGCGGATTACCAGCAGCAGGAGAATAGAGAGGTCAGCCTCCGTGCTGGAGAACGGGTGGAGGTGATCGAGAAAAATGACAGTG ggtGGTGGTTTGTGAGCACAGCAGAGGCGCAAGGCTGGGTTCCTGCTACATACCTGATATCTCTCAGAGAACACCATGATGATCTCAGAACACCAAATGCAGACA CAGGACATTATGTGACAGTAACAGCCTACAGTAGTTCAGACAAGAATGATTTAGCATTTGAACCTGGAGAAACCGTGGATGTCATTCAGAGGAGCCCAGGCGGCTGGTGGTTCATACG CTCTGGGGGGAAAGAAGGTTGGGCTCCTGCTGCCTACCTGAGGAAGGTGCAGGATGTTGTTACCCCGAGTGACCAGGCTATTGCCATGGAAACTAATAGAGCACCTGTGTTTGGCCAAGTGGAGATCATTGGAAATCTGATGGATATTAGTAACTTGCTGAACAGGAAACCtgcaaatgacacacacattctgagcaATCCACACTCctcaaacaacacaaaaatcCTGAGCAAGACACACTCCACAAACGATATACACACTCTGAGCAATATAAACTCCACAAAtgacacactcacccactcagGTAGAAATACAGACACACTAGCAGACATGAGCCCAGCAGAGCAACCGGTGTCTGATCCAAGCATTGATTCACACAGCAGCATAAAGTCAGAGACCACAAAGaacactcacacccccacacacagcaatacacaCATGTCCATAGACAGtaatacacacacctccacagacAGCTCCATGCACACTGAGGACATTGATGAAGTTAGCAAATCTATCTTAGATGGCACAGGTtcagacacacatttactcagAGAGTGTGAAAAATGTCCTAACtacagcctgcacacacacgcatctgcTATAGATGTGGAAGATCCAGACACAAATGTGTGGGCGTCCGTCCTGGAAGGGAGTACGAGTGCGTCTGTTACAGAGCCAAGTGTGTGTTGTCCCAGTGTGTCCATGCCAAAGGCTCACCCTACCCCTTCCATCGCCTGGGTATCACCACAGAGATTCCACAGTGTAGAGAACG GCTCTTCAGCTTACAGTCAGAAACACCCTCCCCGTCGTGAAAACAGCCTG GGGTTTCAGCTGCCTCAGCCTCCAGAGCCCCCTTGTGTGCCTGCAGAGTACTACACCATTGCAGAGTTTCACTCATGTCTGACTGACGGCATCAGCTTCAGTGGAGGGCAGAGAGCTGAG gtaatAGAGAAGAACTCAGGTGGTTGGTGGTATGTGCAGATTGGTAATAAGCAGGGCTGGGCTCCCTGCTCCTACATTGACAAGCGTAAAACACCAAGCTTAAACCGGCGAACAAGCACCCTCACACGCCCCAAAGTCCCACCCCCTGCTCCACCAATCAAAAAGCAGACCTCACTTCCATGTATAGAGTCAGAGATAATGACCCATGAGGAGGAACGGGTATACGAGGAGCCAGAGTATGATGTTCCAGCTGTGGGCTTGGAGTTCGAGTTCCTGCCTGGAGATGTGAAAGCCTCAGACCTCTCTTCTTTACAGTCTGCCATCTACAGGATTGACCAGGATCTGCAGAGACAAGGTAGAAAAGACCAATATCTGTATAAAAATGACATGGTTGGAGTCATTACACAGAACCTTGAAACcaaacacttacagacacagTCACCCGGTGGAGTGTGTCAGAGGCCAGTGTGGGATCCCCCTGAATATGATGCACCTACATTTGAACCCCACAGCCCCATAGAGCCTCCACCCACTCTTCAGCTCCAGTTGGAAGGGTCCAAACTCAAACCCACTATCCGGCCTAAACCCACCAACCCGGATCTGAACTCCTTGAGGCGCAGCCTGAAGCCTGCAGATCAGCCAAATCAGAATGATTGTAGAATCGACTCCACATCACATATGTCCAACGAGTCTGACTGTGCCACATCAGTGGACAATTGTATGATCACCTGCAGCTCCTCCACTGAGCTGTCTATCAGTACTGAAGCCATGCCCCCTCAACTATACCGCAGTACTGCAAAATTCCAGCAGGAGGCAGCTGGAGAACTCAGCCTTCCAGCCGGAGTGCTGGTGGAGGTTCTGGAGAAGCAGACGAGTGGGTGGTGGTTCGTCCGTTGGGGGTCGCTAGAGGGCTGGGTGCCCACCTACTATCTACAgcctatcatacacacacacactgcaggtacacacattGGGGATTCAGACAGTGAGCAGGGTAGGTGGGCATGTGGGGAAAAGAATGAGCTGTGTGGTCAGAAAATGAGCGGTTCCAACTCAAACCTCAACCTGCAGGACTCCACTAGGCCACTGAGTGGGCTCAGTGGGGTCCCAGTGGGCCCGCAGGAAGGAAAGGATAACACTGCCATTGCTAAGATCGAAGCTAGTGTTACTAAGGACAAAAATAGTGTTGCTAAACACTATGCTAGTGTTACTAAGAACAAGGCCAGTGTTACTAAGGACTATGCTAGCAGCCCATCAAAGTGGGATACCCCACTTGGCACTACTTGGAAAAATGAGTCTCTAGGCATGGTCACATCACTCTGCTCCCAGACAACCCACCGTGTCACCACTGGCACAGGTCGCTCTGttcctgtttccatggtgaagCCCAAACCACATCTCATCCATAACAACCTCCATGAAGAGTATGTTTCCATCGCTGATTACCATGGTGATGCAGAATCAATGGCATTCCCAGCAGGAACAAGGCTTGAGGTTCTGGAAAGGAGCTCCAATGGCTGGTGGTACTGCCGTACCCTTGACACCATGCCCAACCACAGGGGCTGGGTGCCCTCCAACTTCCTGGAGAAGAAGAAGTAG